In Cytobacillus oceanisediminis, the following proteins share a genomic window:
- the fliY gene encoding flagellar motor switch phosphatase FliY produces MMSDDMLSQDEIDALLRGAAGDSDETESYNEAFFQTEDYLSHMEQDALGEIGNISFGSSATALSTLLNQKVDITTPAVSVVLRQKLAEEFPHPYVAIQVNYTEGFFGSNLLVIQQSDAAIIADLMLGGDGTNPAELMGEIQLSAVQEAMNQMMGSAATSMSTIFGKKVDISPPAIDILDLPQGEGADRVPADDMLIRISFRLKIGSLIDSNIMQLLPLEFGKSLVNELLNPGQDLPAVSAVSEEKPSAQGQPDFQESHLSFDKKTEVHSGGFDQPYTQTGYSGEQPAYSQPVMNQASNPQSYIPAQNQAQQSGPQHFGGSYSNGVQPNVQPAAFSSFEPYHMQEHETKNLDMLLDIPLQVTVELGRTKRSVKEILELSSGSIIELDKLAGEPVDILVNNRLIAQGEVVVIDENFGVRVTDIISQSDRIKKLR; encoded by the coding sequence ATGATGAGTGATGATATGCTTTCGCAAGATGAAATTGATGCTCTGTTAAGGGGAGCAGCTGGCGACAGCGATGAAACAGAAAGTTATAATGAGGCATTTTTTCAAACCGAAGATTATCTGTCCCATATGGAGCAGGATGCGTTAGGGGAAATCGGCAATATCTCATTTGGGAGCTCTGCAACAGCATTGTCTACATTATTGAATCAGAAAGTTGATATCACAACTCCAGCTGTTTCAGTTGTTTTGCGTCAGAAATTAGCTGAGGAATTCCCACATCCTTATGTAGCAATTCAGGTGAATTATACGGAAGGTTTCTTCGGAAGCAACTTGCTTGTAATTCAGCAGTCGGATGCAGCCATCATTGCTGACTTGATGCTTGGGGGAGATGGAACCAACCCGGCTGAACTAATGGGTGAAATTCAGTTAAGCGCGGTTCAGGAGGCAATGAACCAGATGATGGGTTCTGCAGCTACTTCGATGTCAACCATCTTTGGAAAAAAGGTTGATATTTCACCGCCTGCAATCGATATTCTTGATTTGCCGCAGGGAGAAGGTGCTGATCGAGTTCCTGCTGATGACATGCTTATAAGGATTTCATTCCGATTAAAAATAGGAAGTCTGATCGACTCGAATATTATGCAGCTGCTTCCTCTGGAATTTGGCAAAAGCCTAGTAAATGAATTATTAAATCCGGGTCAGGATCTTCCAGCAGTTAGCGCTGTTTCTGAAGAGAAGCCATCAGCTCAAGGACAGCCCGATTTTCAGGAAAGCCATCTTTCGTTTGATAAGAAAACTGAAGTACACTCAGGGGGATTTGACCAGCCATACACTCAAACAGGTTATTCCGGAGAGCAGCCGGCATATTCACAGCCGGTTATGAATCAGGCATCAAACCCTCAAAGCTATATACCGGCTCAAAACCAGGCTCAGCAATCCGGTCCACAGCATTTCGGAGGCTCTTATTCAAATGGAGTGCAGCCGAATGTACAGCCTGCAGCCTTTTCGAGCTTTGAACCATACCACATGCAGGAGCATGAAACAAAGAATTTAGATATGCTTTTGGACATACCGCTTCAGGTAACGGTCGAACTCGGAAGGACCAAACGTTCAGTTAAGGAAATTCTTGAACTGTCTTCAGGATCGATTATTGAACTGGATAAACTTGCTGGTGAACCTGTTGACATTCTGGTGAATAACCGATTAATCGCCCAGGGGGAAGTGGTTGTCATTGATGAAAACTTTGGTGTGAGGGTTACAGATATTATCAGCCAGAGCGACCGAATAAAAAAACTAAGATGA
- a CDS encoding response regulator translates to MAHKILIVDDAAFMRMMIKDILSKNGYEVVGEAADGAQAVEKYKETQPDLVTMDITMPEMDGITALKEIKKLNPSAKVIMCSAMGQQAMVIDAIQAGAKDFIVKPFQADRVLEAIGKTLG, encoded by the coding sequence ATGGCACATAAAATTTTAATAGTTGATGATGCAGCTTTTATGCGAATGATGATAAAAGATATTTTATCCAAGAATGGCTATGAGGTAGTGGGTGAAGCTGCTGACGGTGCACAAGCTGTTGAAAAATATAAGGAAACTCAGCCTGATCTTGTCACAATGGATATTACCATGCCGGAAATGGATGGAATTACAGCTCTAAAAGAAATTAAAAAATTAAATCCGAGTGCAAAAGTCATTATGTGTTCTGCTATGGGCCAGCAGGCAATGGTCATTGATGCCATTCAGGCTGGCGCCAAGGATTTTATCGTAAAACCTTTCCAGGCTGATAGAGTGCTTGAGGCAATCGGCAAAACTTTGGGCTAG
- a CDS encoding flagellar biosynthetic protein FliO, with translation MVLNVKKVISLLLLFSIVLLGVQPLAQAEQLNNSVKECMENPEECEKQETKETKESKTDEGQTQQDKSGTIGLTFWDFIKMILATGFTIGLLYALLKFINKKSKVYNRSQLVENLGGTALGANRSVQLIKVGNRIFVVGVGENIQLLKEIDDSEEYSQIIKEHNDKLEQLIRPSDIVTKVMKRTQQTEGSKQDSPNFSAMLGIQLDDIKKGRKKLFDELERKGQKKDE, from the coding sequence ATGGTGTTGAATGTAAAGAAAGTAATTTCTTTGCTGCTGTTGTTTTCAATTGTTCTGCTGGGCGTGCAGCCGCTGGCCCAGGCAGAGCAATTGAATAATAGTGTTAAAGAATGTATGGAAAATCCTGAGGAATGCGAGAAACAGGAAACAAAAGAAACAAAAGAATCAAAGACAGACGAAGGGCAGACTCAGCAGGATAAAAGCGGCACAATTGGTCTTACTTTTTGGGACTTCATAAAGATGATATTAGCAACAGGCTTCACTATCGGACTTTTGTATGCTCTTCTAAAGTTCATTAACAAAAAAAGCAAGGTATATAACAGGTCGCAGTTAGTTGAAAACCTCGGCGGTACAGCTTTAGGTGCGAACAGGTCAGTTCAGCTGATAAAAGTGGGAAATCGCATTTTTGTAGTAGGGGTAGGAGAAAATATTCAGCTGTTAAAAGAAATAGACGATTCGGAAGAATACAGTCAAATCATCAAAGAGCATAATGACAAACTGGAACAGCTTATCCGTCCAAGCGATATTGTGACAAAGGTGATGAAAAGAACACAGCAAACAGAAGGAAGCAAGCAAGACAGCCCAAACTTCAGCGCGATGCTCGGGATTCAGCTGGATGATATCAAAAAGGGCAGAAAGAAACTGTTTGATGAGTTAGAAAGAAAGGGCCAGAAGAAAGATGAATGA
- the fliP gene encoding flagellar type III secretion system pore protein FliP (The bacterial flagellar biogenesis protein FliP forms a type III secretion system (T3SS)-type pore required for flagellar assembly.) yields MNEFMEFFNSSSPENVSASVKLFLLLTVLSLAPSILILMTCFTRIVIVLSFVRTALATQQMPPNQVLIGLSLFLTFFIMAPTMQEVNEQALTPLFNEEINLEEAYEKASVPFKEFMSAHTRQKDLALFLEYSGAEAPASIEDIPLTSLVPAFAISEIKTAFQIGFMIFIPFLVIDMVVASVLMSMGMMMLPPVMISLPFKILLFVLVDGWYLVVKSLLQSF; encoded by the coding sequence ATGAATGAATTCATGGAGTTTTTTAATAGCAGTTCTCCTGAAAATGTATCTGCATCTGTGAAGCTTTTTTTATTGCTGACGGTACTTTCTCTCGCGCCCAGTATTCTAATTTTAATGACGTGCTTCACAAGGATTGTCATCGTTCTTTCCTTTGTCAGAACGGCGCTGGCTACTCAGCAAATGCCGCCGAATCAAGTTTTAATCGGCTTATCCTTGTTCCTGACATTCTTTATAATGGCACCGACAATGCAAGAAGTGAACGAACAGGCTTTAACACCTTTATTTAATGAAGAAATAAATCTGGAAGAAGCTTATGAAAAAGCTTCAGTCCCTTTTAAAGAGTTTATGAGTGCCCATACAAGGCAGAAAGATTTGGCTTTATTTCTTGAATATTCCGGGGCGGAAGCTCCAGCTTCCATTGAAGATATCCCCCTTACGAGCCTTGTACCGGCATTTGCCATAAGTGAAATCAAGACAGCTTTCCAAATTGGATTTATGATTTTTATTCCATTTCTCGTAATCGACATGGTTGTAGCCAGTGTATTAATGTCCATGGGGATGATGATGCTTCCTCCGGTCATGATTTCTTTGCCGTTTAAAATATTATTATTTGTACTTGTAGACGGCTGGTATTTAGTAGTTAAATCCCTTTTACAAAGCTTTTAA
- the fliQ gene encoding flagellar biosynthesis protein FliQ, translated as MTPETVISIAERGIITVLMICGPLLILALVVGLVVSIFQATTQIQEQTLAFIPKIVAVLVGVVFFGPWMLSHMLSYANEIFSNLTRFVG; from the coding sequence ATGACTCCAGAAACAGTTATATCCATTGCAGAAAGAGGGATTATCACCGTTCTTATGATTTGCGGTCCCTTGTTAATTCTGGCTCTAGTAGTGGGCTTGGTTGTCAGCATCTTTCAGGCAACAACTCAAATTCAGGAACAGACGCTGGCATTTATTCCTAAGATCGTAGCGGTCCTAGTCGGTGTTGTTTTCTTTGGGCCATGGATGCTTAGCCATATGCTCTCTTATGCAAATGAAATTTTCTCTAATTTGACCAGGTTTGTTGGCTGA
- the fliR gene encoding flagellar biosynthetic protein FliR has protein sequence MLDFLPSFPAFLLIFVRVTSFFLMMPLFSYRSIPAAHKIGLGFFLAWIMFLGMDVPVLEIDGTYFLLIIKEALVGLIVGFIAYLILSAIQIAGGFIDFQMGFAIANVIDPQTGAQSPLMGQYLYTIALFFLLTVNGHHLMLDGVFYSYNFIPLDQAWISFGDEDMAEYVIKSLNTMFVIAFQMSIPVVGSLFLVDVALGIVARTVPQLNVFVVGLPLKIGVSFIVLIIVMSVLMYSVSLAFETMLQTMRGLMELMGGS, from the coding sequence ATGTTAGATTTTCTGCCTTCTTTTCCTGCCTTTTTACTTATTTTTGTAAGGGTGACATCTTTCTTTTTAATGATGCCCCTTTTTTCATACAGGTCCATCCCGGCTGCACATAAAATTGGCCTTGGCTTCTTTCTGGCATGGATAATGTTCTTGGGAATGGATGTGCCAGTGCTTGAAATTGACGGCACTTATTTTCTTTTGATAATCAAGGAAGCATTGGTAGGGCTGATCGTCGGATTTATTGCGTATTTGATTCTTTCTGCGATTCAAATTGCGGGGGGATTCATTGATTTCCAGATGGGTTTTGCCATTGCAAATGTCATTGATCCTCAGACAGGCGCGCAAAGTCCATTAATGGGACAGTATTTGTATACGATAGCTCTCTTTTTTCTATTAACTGTCAATGGGCACCATTTAATGCTTGATGGAGTGTTCTACAGCTACAATTTTATCCCTCTGGATCAGGCATGGATTTCTTTTGGGGATGAGGATATGGCTGAATATGTCATAAAATCCCTGAATACGATGTTCGTTATTGCCTTTCAGATGTCCATTCCTGTTGTCGGCAGTCTATTTCTTGTAGATGTAGCATTAGGGATTGTCGCCAGAACAGTTCCGCAGCTGAATGTTTTTGTCGTCGGCCTTCCTTTGAAAATTGGCGTTAGTTTTATTGTTCTAATCATTGTTATGAGCGTATTAATGTATTCTGTTTCCCTTGCGTTTGAAACGATGCTGCAGACAATGAGAGGGCTTATGGAGCTTATGGGAGGTTCATAG
- the flhB gene encoding flagellar biosynthesis protein FlhB — protein MKLLLSLDLQLFSGEKTEKATPKKRQDSRKKGQVAKSQDVNTAIVLLAVFLFLLFAGSYLKNIILYIFTHSFNDYMMMPLTEANIQVIFLDVLKELVLFLGPIMLVAMLAGIAGNFMQVGTLFSTEAIQPKLEKLDPIKGFKRIFSMRAIVELLKSMLKIAFVGVAAFAVLWLRIDEILILSQKSVGTAMVTLASLTVQMGLIASAALLFLSVLDYLYQKYDFEKNIRMSKQDIKDEHKNIEGDPLIKSKIKQRQREMAMRRMMQEVPKADVVITNPTHFAIALSYDESKSDAPIVVAKGVDFVAQKIKLIAKEHDVIAVENRPLARALYSQAEIGQAIPEEFFKAVAEILAYVYRTKNKI, from the coding sequence ATGAAGTTATTGCTATCTTTAGATCTCCAGCTTTTTTCCGGAGAAAAAACAGAAAAAGCCACACCGAAAAAGAGGCAGGATTCCAGAAAAAAAGGACAAGTAGCAAAAAGCCAGGATGTAAATACAGCCATTGTCCTTCTGGCGGTGTTTCTGTTTTTGCTGTTTGCCGGTTCGTATTTGAAGAATATCATCCTATATATTTTTACGCATTCATTTAATGATTATATGATGATGCCGCTGACTGAGGCGAATATACAGGTGATCTTTCTTGATGTCTTAAAAGAATTGGTGCTTTTTTTAGGTCCAATCATGCTGGTTGCTATGCTGGCGGGTATTGCTGGAAACTTCATGCAGGTGGGAACTCTTTTTTCAACTGAAGCAATTCAGCCTAAATTGGAGAAACTGGATCCAATAAAAGGATTCAAGCGGATTTTTTCCATGAGAGCGATTGTGGAGCTGCTGAAGTCGATGCTCAAAATTGCTTTTGTGGGTGTCGCTGCGTTTGCTGTTTTATGGTTAAGAATAGATGAAATATTAATTCTTTCTCAAAAATCGGTTGGAACGGCAATGGTCACACTTGCCAGCCTGACCGTTCAAATGGGTTTAATTGCTTCAGCGGCACTCCTGTTTTTATCCGTCCTGGATTATCTGTATCAAAAATATGATTTTGAAAAGAACATCCGAATGTCAAAACAGGATATTAAAGATGAGCACAAAAATATTGAAGGGGATCCATTAATTAAATCCAAGATTAAACAGAGGCAGCGGGAAATGGCGATGAGAAGGATGATGCAGGAAGTCCCTAAAGCGGATGTGGTCATCACCAATCCAACTCATTTTGCCATAGCCCTGAGCTACGATGAATCCAAAAGTGATGCTCCCATTGTAGTAGCGAAAGGCGTTGACTTTGTTGCTCAAAAGATTAAATTAATCGCAAAGGAACATGATGTGATTGCTGTTGAAAACAGGCCGCTTGCCAGGGCGCTATACAGCCAGGCGGAAATAGGGCAGGCCATCCCTGAGGAATTTTTTAAAGCTGTCGCAGAGATTTTAGCTTATGTGTACAGAACCAAAAACAAAATTTAA
- the flhA gene encoding flagellar biosynthesis protein FlhA, whose product MQVRDLSVLMSVILIVAMLIIPFPPWLLSVLIIINIALALMVLLTAMNMKEALEFSIFPSLILLMTLFRLGLNVSTTRSILSEGEAGKVVETFGSFVTGGNVIVGLVVFLILIIIQFIVITKGSERVSEVAARFTLDAMPGKQMSIDADLNAGMISEHEARERREKISRESDFYGSMDGASKFVKGDAIAGIIITLINLLFGVVIGMMQLGLPFGEAAMKYSTLTVGDGIVSQIPALLISTATGIVVTRAASDGNIGKDITSQLFAYPKMLYVTGGTIILLGLLTPIGLVLTLPIGGLMIFGGYTIAKTPQPDKEQLLEMEEEFETDEMKSPESVVNLLNVDPIEFEFGYGLIPLADTNQGGDLLDRIVMIRRQLAVELGLVIPVVRIRDNIQLQPNEYRLKIKGNEMARGELLLDHYLAMSPGIEDDSIEGIDTIEPSFGLPAKWITEEMKEQAEIFGYTVVDPPSVVSTHITEVIKSNAHELLGRQETKQLIDHVKESYPILVDEVTPNPLSVGEVQKVLAKLLRENVSIRNLPVIFETLADFAKSTSDTDLLTEYARQALARQITNQFSQQGDSIKVVTLSGKVEKMVAEGVQQTEHGNYLSMDPTVSQNILESIASQVEQLSLMEQTPIVLCSPAVRMYVRQLTERYFPQVPILSYNELEANAEVQSVGVVNID is encoded by the coding sequence ATGCAAGTAAGAGACTTATCAGTATTGATGAGTGTAATTCTAATAGTAGCCATGCTTATTATCCCTTTTCCGCCTTGGCTTTTAAGTGTACTGATAATCATTAATATTGCGCTTGCACTTATGGTTTTGCTGACAGCCATGAATATGAAGGAAGCGCTCGAATTTTCCATTTTCCCTTCCTTAATATTGTTAATGACTTTATTCAGGCTGGGGTTAAATGTTTCTACGACCAGATCCATTCTATCAGAAGGGGAAGCCGGAAAAGTTGTTGAAACATTTGGCTCTTTCGTAACAGGGGGAAACGTCATTGTCGGTCTCGTTGTATTCTTAATACTCATCATTATCCAGTTTATCGTCATTACTAAGGGATCTGAGAGAGTCTCCGAAGTAGCAGCGCGTTTTACTCTTGACGCGATGCCAGGTAAACAAATGAGTATCGACGCAGATTTGAATGCAGGTATGATTTCAGAGCATGAAGCCAGGGAACGCCGCGAAAAAATCAGCCGTGAATCTGATTTTTACGGTTCAATGGATGGTGCGAGCAAATTTGTAAAAGGTGACGCTATTGCGGGAATCATTATAACTCTAATAAACCTTCTGTTCGGTGTGGTCATCGGGATGATGCAGCTCGGGCTTCCGTTTGGAGAGGCAGCCATGAAATACTCGACGCTAACGGTTGGTGACGGAATTGTCAGCCAAATCCCGGCACTGTTAATTTCCACTGCAACGGGTATTGTGGTAACAAGGGCAGCATCTGATGGAAATATTGGTAAAGATATTACTTCCCAGCTGTTTGCTTATCCGAAAATGTTATATGTTACTGGCGGAACTATTATTCTTTTAGGTTTACTGACACCAATCGGGCTCGTGCTAACCTTGCCGATTGGCGGTTTAATGATTTTCGGGGGTTACACGATTGCAAAGACTCCCCAGCCTGATAAAGAACAATTGCTGGAGATGGAAGAAGAATTTGAAACCGATGAAATGAAAAGTCCTGAAAGTGTGGTTAACCTCTTAAATGTAGATCCGATTGAATTCGAATTTGGCTATGGGCTAATTCCTCTTGCCGATACGAATCAGGGCGGCGACCTTCTGGATAGGATTGTTATGATCAGAAGGCAGCTGGCGGTCGAATTGGGGCTTGTCATACCTGTCGTAAGGATACGTGACAATATTCAGCTGCAGCCGAATGAATACAGATTGAAGATTAAAGGAAATGAAATGGCACGCGGCGAGCTTCTGCTCGATCATTATTTAGCCATGAGTCCTGGTATTGAAGATGATAGCATCGAAGGTATTGATACGATTGAGCCATCATTTGGTCTGCCGGCTAAATGGATAACAGAAGAAATGAAAGAGCAGGCAGAAATATTTGGATATACAGTCGTTGATCCTCCATCTGTTGTTTCTACTCATATTACAGAAGTAATAAAAAGCAATGCCCATGAATTATTAGGCCGCCAGGAAACAAAACAGCTGATTGACCATGTCAAGGAAAGCTATCCAATCCTTGTTGACGAGGTGACCCCAAATCCATTGTCAGTGGGTGAAGTTCAAAAGGTACTTGCGAAATTATTAAGGGAAAACGTTTCAATCCGGAATTTGCCGGTTATTTTTGAAACACTTGCTGATTTCGCAAAATCTACGAGTGATACAGACCTTCTTACCGAGTATGCCCGTCAGGCTTTGGCCAGACAAATTACTAACCAGTTTTCACAGCAGGGTGACTCTATAAAAGTCGTAACCCTATCAGGGAAAGTCGAGAAAATGGTTGCAGAAGGCGTTCAGCAGACAGAGCATGGCAATTATTTATCCATGGACCCAACGGTATCGCAGAATATTCTGGAATCCATTGCTTCGCAGGTGGAACAGCTTTCACTGATGGAGCAGACGCCAATTGTCCTTTGTTCCCCAGCAGTCAGAATGTATGTAAGGCAATTAACAGAAAGGTATTTTCCGCAAGTACCGATTCTTTCCTATAACGAACTGGAAGCAAATGCGGAAGTTCAAAGTGTCGGGGTGGTGAATATTGATTGA
- the flhF gene encoding flagellar biosynthesis protein FlhF: MKVKKFMAASMPDAMRQIRAELGKDAVILNSRVVYTGGVLGFFKKRNIEVMAAVDSSQELEHKPAVKPGAVPAPSDHNKGNAGEAQFSSSKTSDDLIREISSLKQMLSSMASSQQASPVYPEAIRKVLFILDEQEIEKSVQDQVLQALLEKWYLCSANAKDSEIVAWLHDELVKQIGDIPFSGISFSKKYINVAGPTGVGKTTTLAKMAAECVIKHKKKAAFITADTYRIAAIDQLKTYASILNVPLEVCYTIEDFRHAADKLKEYDVVLIDTAGRNFRNKQYVEDLKNVIDFENDMETFLVLSLTAKQKDMEDIYNQFSIIDIDKLIFTKADETSTYGSMYNIIHKYKKGAAYITNGQDVPDDILMAGPEVIVKQLMGNKK, encoded by the coding sequence TTGAAGGTAAAAAAGTTTATGGCAGCATCGATGCCTGATGCGATGAGACAAATCCGTGCGGAGCTAGGCAAGGATGCTGTAATACTAAATTCGAGAGTAGTATATACCGGCGGAGTTCTAGGCTTTTTTAAAAAAAGGAATATTGAAGTGATGGCCGCGGTGGACTCGAGTCAGGAATTAGAGCATAAGCCTGCAGTAAAGCCTGGAGCGGTCCCGGCTCCTTCAGACCATAACAAAGGGAATGCAGGAGAAGCTCAATTTTCCAGTTCGAAAACTTCAGATGATCTGATTAGAGAGATAAGCAGCCTGAAACAGATGTTGTCTTCTATGGCCAGTTCACAGCAGGCAAGTCCTGTTTACCCTGAAGCGATAAGAAAAGTCCTGTTCATTCTTGATGAGCAGGAAATTGAAAAGTCCGTTCAGGATCAGGTGCTTCAAGCATTGCTGGAAAAGTGGTACTTGTGTAGTGCGAACGCTAAGGATTCTGAAATAGTGGCCTGGCTGCACGATGAACTTGTAAAGCAAATTGGGGATATTCCATTCAGCGGGATTTCTTTCAGCAAAAAATATATCAATGTAGCAGGCCCAACAGGTGTAGGAAAAACCACTACATTGGCAAAAATGGCAGCAGAGTGTGTAATTAAACATAAAAAAAAGGCTGCATTTATCACAGCCGACACTTATAGGATAGCAGCGATTGATCAATTAAAAACCTATGCAAGTATCCTGAATGTACCTTTAGAAGTTTGCTATACAATAGAAGATTTCAGACATGCAGCGGATAAACTGAAAGAATATGATGTGGTTTTAATTGATACAGCAGGGCGGAATTTCAGAAACAAACAGTATGTAGAAGATTTAAAGAATGTCATTGATTTTGAGAATGATATGGAAACCTTTTTAGTGCTTTCGCTTACCGCGAAACAAAAGGATATGGAAGATATTTATAACCAGTTTTCCATTATAGACATTGATAAGCTTATCTTTACAAAGGCAGATGAAACGTCAACTTATGGTTCCATGTACAACATAATTCATAAATACAAAAAGGGTGCCGCTTATATTACAAATGGACAGGATGTTCCTGATGATATCCTGATGGCAGGACCAGAGGTTATTGTTAAACAACTAATGGGGAATAAGAAATGA
- a CDS encoding MinD/ParA family protein — translation MNDQAERLRARLKEEDSRNHQFKTIAVVSGKGGVGKSNFSLNFSISLCKTGHRVLLFDLDIGMGNLEILMGRSAKYSIADFLEKNIPLKNIISEGPHGLDYIGGGTGLSHFVKLNDEQISRFTGELANLIQNYDYIIFDMGAGITEESAKFILSVQEIAVITTPEPTSITDAYSVMKHIHLLDDKIPFHLVINRSEGEREGQETYKRISDVVSRFLGREADLLGIIPDDRSIQQAVKRQIPFILHQGNSAASKAIRNMTEKVGGRPIGHTGELPSVQFISKLKKFLFNRG, via the coding sequence ATGAACGATCAGGCAGAAAGGCTAAGAGCCAGGCTGAAAGAAGAAGACAGCCGAAATCATCAATTTAAAACAATAGCAGTTGTAAGTGGAAAAGGGGGAGTAGGGAAATCCAATTTCTCATTGAATTTTTCCATTTCCCTATGCAAAACCGGCCACAGGGTATTGTTATTCGATTTGGATATTGGTATGGGAAATCTTGAGATTCTAATGGGAAGGTCGGCTAAATATTCAATTGCTGACTTTTTAGAAAAGAATATCCCGCTGAAAAATATTATTTCTGAGGGACCTCATGGACTTGACTATATTGGCGGAGGGACTGGCCTCTCGCATTTTGTGAAACTGAATGATGAGCAAATTTCAAGATTCACAGGAGAACTTGCTAATCTCATCCAAAATTATGATTATATCATCTTTGATATGGGTGCAGGCATTACAGAAGAATCGGCGAAGTTCATACTCTCAGTCCAGGAAATTGCGGTTATTACTACACCCGAACCAACGTCTATCACTGATGCATACTCTGTAATGAAGCATATACATCTTTTGGATGATAAAATCCCATTTCATTTGGTCATTAATCGTTCTGAAGGAGAGAGAGAAGGGCAGGAAACGTATAAGAGGATTTCTGATGTCGTATCAAGATTTTTAGGGAGGGAAGCTGACCTCTTAGGAATCATTCCGGATGATCGCAGCATACAGCAGGCTGTTAAACGGCAAATCCCTTTCATTTTGCATCAAGGGAATTCAGCTGCTTCAAAAGCAATTCGGAATATGACTGAGAAAGTTGGCGGCAGGCCTATCGGCCATACTGGTGAACTCCCTTCTGTCCAATTTATTTCAAAGCTGAAAAAATTTCTTTTTAATAGGGGGTGA